A window of the Bacillota bacterium genome harbors these coding sequences:
- a CDS encoding flagellar hook capping FlgD N-terminal domain-containing protein: MDVSGVGTTGAATATGTAPGTAGTSSAPGSATADPLAAVQLQQSFLQLLVAQLQYQNPLQPMDGTQWVTQLAQFSMLSELEQIRQKLDQIAAAQQQGGSGTAAQGGSQP; this comes from the coding sequence ATGGACGTGAGCGGAGTGGGCACCACGGGTGCCGCCACGGCGACGGGCACGGCACCGGGCACCGCTGGAACGAGCTCCGCACCGGGTTCGGCAACCGCCGATCCGCTGGCCGCGGTCCAGCTGCAGCAGAGCTTTCTGCAGCTGCTCGTGGCCCAGCTCCAGTACCAGAACCCGCTCCAGCCCATGGACGGGACGCAGTGGGTGACCCAGCTGGCGCAGTTCAGCATGCTGAGCGAGCTGGAGCAGATCCGGCAGAAGCTCGACCAGATCGCAGCCGCCCAGCAGCAGGGCGGCTCGGGCACGGCGGCACAGGGGGGTAGCCAGCCATGA
- a CDS encoding flagellar FlbD family protein, with amino-acid sequence MIWLTRLNGDRLVINADMIETIESTPDTVITLSNGHRWIVAETPDEVIRRVVSYRRKMASGPRRRGVSS; translated from the coding sequence TTGATCTGGCTCACCCGCTTGAACGGTGACCGGCTGGTGATCAACGCCGATATGATCGAGACCATCGAGTCGACGCCCGACACGGTGATCACGCTCTCCAACGGCCACCGCTGGATCGTGGCGGAGACTCCGGACGAGGTGATCCGGCGCGTGGTGAGTTATCGGAGGAAGATGGCCTCCGGGCCGCGCCGGCGGGGGGTGTCCTCATGA
- a CDS encoding flagellar basal body-associated FliL family protein, whose translation MSGDGRLPASRGWALGLLVLLLVLSSGACALPGQGSKPAAQSAPPVAVDVGTLTTNLADVDPPRLIQVDVVLEVASQAQADQVKSAQPSVRDAILRVLRGSTAKELAGSQGMDAVRARIESEVARAVPNVVVRGVYFTNFVVQ comes from the coding sequence ATGAGCGGGGACGGGCGGCTCCCGGCCTCCAGGGGCTGGGCGCTGGGGCTCCTCGTGCTCCTTCTGGTCCTGAGTTCGGGCGCCTGCGCCCTTCCGGGCCAGGGGTCGAAGCCCGCAGCCCAGTCGGCCCCGCCGGTGGCGGTGGACGTGGGGACGCTCACCACCAACCTGGCCGACGTCGACCCGCCCCGCCTGATCCAGGTGGACGTGGTGCTGGAGGTGGCCAGCCAGGCGCAGGCCGACCAGGTGAAGAGCGCCCAGCCCAGCGTACGCGACGCCATCCTCCGCGTCCTCCGCGGCAGCACGGCCAAGGAGTTGGCCGGCTCGCAGGGGATGGACGCGGTCCGGGCCCGGATCGAGAGCGAGGTGGCCAGGGCCGTCCCCAACGTGGTGGTGCGTGGCGTCTACTTCACCAATTTCGTCGTGCAGTGA
- a CDS encoding flagellar hook-length control protein FliK — MAVGETSPAAAASVADDGPAPAARKPRSGAETGTAGAAASADGANAATGVGWQAAPAPSVMANASPGPAQTVPLQTHPHVAGPDGGAAGAGMQLPPEAAQLHVGAREAQVHVSGQRVGDLSAWLRLDSGGQVEIRLETSRLAAHDLLMQALPSLQEGLGRQGVPLGGVTVSGFGPAGHAPDLAWGAGLAGGGGPGGGAAGGPAGHGPGARQPDPGLGWPGNAAGESGLAPPELRRARWRGTGVDLLL; from the coding sequence ATGGCCGTCGGGGAGACGTCTCCGGCCGCTGCCGCCTCCGTGGCGGACGACGGCCCGGCGCCGGCCGCCCGGAAGCCGCGGTCCGGGGCGGAGACCGGCACCGCGGGTGCGGCAGCCAGCGCCGATGGCGCCAACGCGGCCACCGGCGTCGGCTGGCAGGCAGCCCCTGCGCCCTCGGTGATGGCGAACGCTTCTCCCGGGCCGGCGCAGACGGTGCCGCTCCAGACCCACCCGCACGTCGCCGGGCCGGACGGGGGGGCGGCCGGCGCTGGCATGCAGCTCCCGCCGGAGGCGGCGCAGCTGCACGTGGGCGCGCGAGAGGCGCAGGTCCACGTCAGCGGGCAGCGCGTGGGCGATCTCTCCGCGTGGCTCCGGCTGGACAGCGGCGGCCAGGTGGAGATCCGCCTGGAGACCTCGCGCCTGGCGGCCCATGACCTGCTGATGCAGGCGCTGCCCTCGCTTCAGGAAGGGCTGGGCCGGCAGGGGGTGCCTCTTGGCGGGGTGACCGTGAGCGGTTTCGGCCCGGCCGGTCACGCGCCTGACCTGGCATGGGGCGCAGGCCTTGCCGGCGGAGGAGGACCGGGCGGCGGCGCCGCCGGCGGGCCGGCCGGCCACGGGCCCGGGGCCCGCCAGCCGGACCCGGGCCTGGGCTGGCCCGGGAACGCAGCGGGTGAGTCGGGTCTGGCCCCGCCGGAGCTGCGGCGCGCCCGCTGGCGCGGGACCGGAGTCGATCTGCTGCTCTGA
- the fliJ gene encoding flagellar export protein FliJ, giving the protein MSRFRFRLERLLDLRRQERRAAEMALGLALAAEREAEDRCRFLESARAAARRRWLRERGGAPSGLWRQRAAWLDELERLLAEAHIQQEQASARVEQARVQLASARTAERSLERLRRRRFLAWRIEADRQEQRELDELARLRWLRQRQEGGEPA; this is encoded by the coding sequence GCCGGTTTCGCTTCCGCCTGGAGCGGCTGCTCGATCTGCGGCGCCAGGAGCGCCGCGCCGCCGAGATGGCGCTCGGCCTGGCGCTGGCTGCGGAGAGGGAGGCGGAGGACCGGTGCCGCTTCCTGGAGTCGGCGCGCGCCGCCGCGCGGCGACGCTGGCTCCGGGAGCGGGGCGGCGCCCCGTCGGGCCTCTGGCGGCAGCGCGCCGCCTGGCTCGACGAGCTGGAACGCCTGCTGGCGGAGGCCCACATCCAGCAGGAGCAGGCTTCGGCCCGGGTGGAGCAGGCGCGCGTCCAGCTGGCCTCGGCGCGGACCGCGGAGCGGAGCCTGGAGCGGCTCCGCCGGCGGCGCTTCCTTGCCTGGCGCATCGAGGCAGACCGGCAGGAGCAGCGCGAGCTGGACGAGCTGGCTCGGCTCCGCTGGCTCCGCCAGCGACAGGAAGGGGGCGAGCCCGCATGA
- a CDS encoding flagellar hook-basal body complex protein, whose protein sequence is MMRSMYSAVSGLRANQTAMDVIGNNIANVNTPAFKASRSIFADMFYQMLAGAAAPQGGVGGINSQQVGLGVRLASIDKLMTQGALQSTGVPTDLAIQGDGFFVLGDVPGNPPTGTPTNITYTRLGDFKLDSNGYLVDALTGKYVLALNAQNGNQIGGPIHIPLGTQTGQFVDFSIASDGTINGITPAGVPQFIAQIALATFSNPSGLDELGGGQYQGSLNSGAPTYGPGGTGTLAGTVSSNSLEMSNVDLAQEFTSMITTQRGFEANAKVITTADQMLQVLTNLKQ, encoded by the coding sequence ATGATGCGTTCCATGTACTCGGCGGTCTCGGGGCTCCGGGCCAACCAGACGGCCATGGACGTGATCGGCAACAACATCGCCAACGTCAACACGCCGGCCTTCAAGGCCTCGCGGAGCATCTTCGCGGACATGTTCTACCAGATGCTGGCCGGCGCCGCCGCGCCGCAGGGCGGCGTGGGCGGCATCAACTCGCAGCAGGTGGGGCTGGGCGTCCGCCTGGCGAGCATCGACAAGCTGATGACGCAGGGCGCGCTCCAGTCGACCGGGGTGCCCACGGACCTGGCCATCCAGGGAGACGGATTCTTCGTACTGGGCGACGTACCCGGCAATCCCCCGACGGGCACTCCCACCAACATCACGTACACGCGGCTGGGCGACTTCAAGCTGGACTCGAACGGGTACCTCGTCGACGCCCTGACCGGCAAGTATGTGCTGGCTCTCAATGCGCAGAACGGGAACCAGATCGGAGGTCCAATCCACATTCCTCTGGGCACGCAGACCGGCCAATTCGTCGACTTCAGCATCGCAAGCGACGGAACGATCAATGGCATCACCCCCGCGGGGGTGCCGCAATTCATCGCCCAGATAGCCCTCGCAACGTTCTCCAATCCGAGCGGCTTGGACGAGCTCGGCGGTGGACAGTACCAGGGCTCTCTCAACTCCGGGGCTCCGACCTACGGGCCCGGCGGCACCGGGACGCTAGCCGGCACCGTGAGCAGCAACTCGCTCGAGATGTCCAACGTCGACCTGGCGCAGGAGTTCACCAGCATGATCACCACCCAGCGCGGCTTCGAGGCCAACGCCAAGGTGATCACCACGGCCGACCAGATGCTCCAGGTGCTCACCAACCTGAAGCAGTGA